The proteins below are encoded in one region of Bremerella sp. P1:
- a CDS encoding GtrA family protein: MPSNSNESSSPKVSRQILRFLVIGGSSVAIDGICYALITTLSGISPDIAKGISYVCGMLFGFWGNKLWTFESTKRSVSEPIVYVVIYACTLGLNVGINRGVLLLAGDEFRLLGFFLATGTTTVANFVGMKFLAFRQQVPANSDLAASPGEPPEVAIPTSDRRAA, encoded by the coding sequence TTGCCCAGCAACAGCAACGAAAGCTCGTCGCCTAAGGTATCGCGACAGATCCTTCGCTTTCTCGTCATCGGCGGAAGTTCGGTCGCGATCGATGGCATCTGCTACGCGTTGATCACCACGCTGTCAGGCATTTCCCCAGACATCGCTAAGGGGATCTCGTACGTATGTGGGATGCTGTTTGGCTTCTGGGGAAACAAACTCTGGACCTTCGAGTCGACCAAACGATCGGTTAGCGAACCTATTGTCTACGTCGTCATTTATGCTTGCACCCTCGGCTTGAACGTGGGAATCAATCGCGGCGTCCTTCTATTGGCAGGAGACGAATTCCGCTTGCTCGGTTTCTTCCTGGCAACCGGAACGACCACTGTCGCCAACTTTGTGGGTATGAAGTTCCTCGCGTTTCGCCAACAGGTTCCCGCGAATTCCGACTTGGCGGCCTCGCCTGGCGAACCACCGGAAGTCGCGATTCCCACATCTGACCGCAGGGCAGCCTAA
- a CDS encoding GtrA family protein gives MESPNNVLQWLRRQTILSHWYRFRYLIGFILIGMASICLELAVMNTIMPESWPRLGRASAALVFGIVFGYILNAKLNFQVAPKYLLSTFTKYSVVSVSSFALNMTVISYVEVSTDSLYWVLRLGTAAALFSFAYTLHRYFTFDQARNLGVAVYAASDEDVGAIFDSVGDSCDHIHVDLVDETMGDNPAPVNVFKLQEARKYWPHRQVALHLMTRQPSRWLDRVWNDVDWVLFHLEIEEDLNKLIFQCRQHGKKVGVVWRVGNDPADLLPFLNHVDFIMVLGIAKPGQSGQEICKEAIDLVAALNSMRSKYNFELMFDGGVNSSTISQIEAKYVVSASAILRAENPILAVDEIRRRVQYPNKAAA, from the coding sequence ATGGAATCCCCAAACAACGTTCTGCAGTGGCTTCGTCGCCAAACCATTCTTTCGCACTGGTATCGCTTTCGATATCTGATCGGATTCATCCTGATCGGGATGGCATCGATCTGCCTTGAATTGGCCGTGATGAACACAATCATGCCTGAGAGCTGGCCACGCCTTGGCCGGGCATCGGCAGCGCTCGTTTTCGGCATCGTTTTTGGCTACATCCTCAATGCGAAGCTTAACTTTCAAGTCGCACCCAAGTACTTGCTGAGCACCTTTACCAAATACTCGGTCGTGTCCGTGTCATCATTTGCGCTGAACATGACCGTAATCTCGTATGTCGAGGTCTCGACAGACTCACTTTATTGGGTTCTCCGTCTGGGCACGGCGGCCGCTCTATTCTCTTTTGCTTACACGCTGCACCGCTATTTCACCTTCGATCAAGCTCGTAACCTGGGGGTCGCCGTCTACGCCGCGTCAGATGAAGACGTAGGGGCCATTTTCGATTCGGTCGGTGACAGCTGCGATCATATCCACGTAGATTTGGTCGATGAGACCATGGGGGATAACCCCGCACCCGTCAACGTTTTCAAGCTTCAGGAAGCTCGCAAGTATTGGCCCCATCGGCAGGTTGCTCTGCACTTGATGACGCGACAGCCTTCGCGATGGCTGGATCGTGTCTGGAATGATGTCGATTGGGTCCTTTTCCATCTGGAAATTGAAGAAGACCTGAACAAGCTAATCTTTCAGTGTCGCCAGCACGGGAAGAAAGTCGGGGTCGTTTGGCGAGTCGGCAACGACCCTGCCGATTTATTGCCCTTCTTAAATCACGTCGATTTCATTATGGTTTTGGGAATTGCCAAACCAGGTCAATCGGGTCAAGAGATCTGCAAGGAAGCGATCGACCTTGTTGCCGCTTTGAACTCCATGCGTTCAAAGTACAACTTTGAGCTAATGTTCGATGGCGGAGTGAACTCTTCGACCATCTCCCAAATCGAAGCCAAATATGTCGTCTCCGCTTCTGCAATTCTGCGTGCGGAGAACCCGATTTTAGCAGTCGACGAAATCCGACGGCGCGTTCAATACCCCAACAAAGCGGCAGCTTAA
- a CDS encoding NTP transferase domain-containing protein, with amino-acid sequence MNIIVPMAGAGSRFSSAGYTLPKPLISVDGLPMVVRAIGDLPSAERIIFLVHRDHVAEHQIDQVLRSHFSDCEIVVVPGLTEGQACTVRLAAEAFADDTDVLVAACDNTHVYDENDFLEKTTSQQWDGLIWTYRGDNRVLPKPTSYGWVATDEDNQFVSHVSCKKPISEDLLNDHVVSGFFWFRSAYQLFDAIDALVASDQRINNEFYLDVVPNGMIASGSRFGTFEVEKYIGWGTPEELRDYQRWEKYFAQQQQRKLVA; translated from the coding sequence ATGAATATTATCGTTCCCATGGCAGGTGCCGGATCCCGGTTTTCTTCCGCAGGCTACACGCTACCCAAGCCACTCATTTCCGTGGATGGCCTTCCCATGGTCGTTCGCGCGATTGGTGACTTGCCGTCTGCAGAACGCATCATCTTTCTCGTTCATCGCGACCACGTGGCCGAGCACCAGATCGACCAGGTGCTGCGAAGTCACTTCTCCGATTGCGAGATCGTTGTGGTCCCCGGCCTGACTGAGGGACAGGCATGTACCGTGCGACTGGCTGCCGAAGCCTTCGCGGATGATACGGACGTTCTCGTGGCGGCATGTGACAACACCCACGTGTACGACGAGAATGATTTCCTCGAAAAGACAACGTCTCAACAGTGGGATGGCCTGATTTGGACCTACCGCGGTGACAATCGCGTCTTGCCCAAACCGACAAGCTATGGCTGGGTGGCAACCGACGAAGACAATCAATTTGTCAGCCACGTGTCCTGCAAGAAGCCGATCTCGGAAGATCTACTGAACGATCACGTCGTGAGCGGTTTCTTTTGGTTTCGTTCTGCCTACCAACTGTTCGATGCCATCGACGCCTTGGTGGCTTCGGATCAGCGGATCAACAACGAGTTCTACCTGGATGTCGTCCCGAATGGGATGATCGCCAGCGGCAGTCGTTTTGGCACCTTTGAAGTTGAAAAATACATCGGCTGGGGCACTCCGGAAGAGTTGCGGGACTACCAGCGATGGGAGAAATACTTTGCCCAGCAACAGCAACGAAAGCTCGTCGCCTAA
- a CDS encoding 2'-5' RNA ligase family protein — MTSFVTDFISVDPSPEFSRTINAYKQTVRELVGNQVFLNEPPHMTAYLARFAEGTDLSPYVVNLAKSISAPTLRTTGWHVFDADPMTGNRTLVVNFDEPSQSLLRSIQKQIGSALQGRYDKSATKQRYAEAWDHFAPEQREAVESVGFPFWGSGWHPHFTIASIRPSDWPAVADKLLPTPPSGDIACPSLTQYRVIDGESHPIFSFDLR; from the coding sequence ATGACCTCGTTTGTCACCGATTTCATCTCGGTTGATCCATCGCCAGAATTCAGCCGAACGATTAACGCATACAAACAGACAGTGCGTGAGCTTGTAGGAAACCAGGTTTTCCTGAACGAGCCGCCTCACATGACGGCCTACCTGGCTCGATTTGCGGAGGGAACCGATCTTTCCCCCTACGTGGTCAACCTGGCCAAATCGATTTCGGCTCCCACGCTTCGGACAACCGGCTGGCATGTGTTCGATGCCGATCCCATGACAGGCAACCGAACCTTGGTCGTCAACTTCGACGAACCTTCGCAAAGCCTGTTGCGATCGATCCAAAAACAGATCGGATCAGCGCTGCAGGGACGCTACGACAAGTCCGCTACAAAACAGCGTTACGCCGAGGCTTGGGACCACTTCGCACCCGAGCAGCGCGAGGCCGTCGAATCCGTTGGCTTTCCCTTTTGGGGCTCAGGCTGGCATCCTCATTTCACGATTGCCTCGATCCGTCCATCGGACTGGCCGGCTGTCGCCGACAAGTTGCTCCCGACTCCACCATCCGGGGACATTGCCTGTCCAAGCTTGACACAATATCGCGTCATTGATGGTGAATCACATCCCATCTTCTCGTTTGACCTTCGGTGA
- a CDS encoding L-ribulose-5-phosphate 4-epimerase, which yields MNLTELREAVCYANKMLPQTGLVTMHSGNASGLDRESGHLVIKPSGVDYDTLKPEMLVEVDLESGEVVSGDLRPSVDLPHHLALYRNMPEVNGIIHTHSNYASSFAAVHSSIPLCLTAIADEFGGEIPCAPFADCDDHSIGNCILKHRGKAPAILLANHGVFAWGPSPKAALKAAVMTEDVAKTVFLAKQLGEVKILSFEAAAKYHDRYQNRYGQKKAA from the coding sequence ATGAATCTTACAGAACTTCGGGAAGCCGTTTGTTACGCCAACAAGATGCTCCCTCAGACCGGTCTTGTGACGATGCACTCGGGCAATGCTAGCGGTCTGGATCGTGAATCGGGCCATTTGGTGATCAAGCCATCCGGTGTCGACTACGACACGCTAAAACCAGAGATGCTGGTCGAAGTGGACCTGGAAAGTGGCGAAGTGGTCTCCGGCGACCTTCGTCCGAGCGTCGACCTGCCTCACCACCTGGCGCTTTACCGCAACATGCCAGAGGTCAACGGCATCATTCATACGCATAGCAACTATGCCAGTTCGTTTGCCGCCGTTCATTCCAGCATCCCCCTTTGCCTGACGGCGATCGCAGATGAATTTGGCGGCGAGATCCCGTGTGCACCGTTTGCAGACTGCGATGACCACTCCATCGGAAACTGCATCCTCAAGCATCGTGGTAAAGCACCGGCAATCCTCCTGGCCAATCACGGCGTTTTTGCCTGGGGTCCCAGCCCGAAAGCCGCTCTCAAAGCGGCAGTCATGACCGAAGACGTCGCCAAGACGGTCTTTCTGGCCAAGCAATTGGGCGAAGTGAAGATCCTCTCCTTCGAGGCTGCCGCGAAGTACCACGATCGTTATCAGAATCGCTACGGGCAAAAGAAGGCCGCCTAA
- a CDS encoding histidine phosphatase family protein encodes MPENQVAKQHPSDHDATFDLNSLPPMKREIVHALHSVADSIPWVLSATLTGSFLNSDDLSGVSDIDYIVIVDQLQRERFDSLQAAFQQQLEPVVQAHGWKLRINPTLGPLKFNDEQTAVLHLMLYSREAHVKHVIESPFTCFDWQLSPVNHRASMADIYPAFALQPRHFVSARRSITDYLNDYRARVVSYRELICNDVSYEERKQLKPMTVRDQHEFAYHIIRFLMKNVVKLLTRSNRDLPSEELQTAFFRYFPAEESSIRAFFGELSACKHSQQFDPPVDNLDERLESFAAIFEEQFRSIFHAEATRHVVFRHAPTPQNYAEDGSVRFLGRSNPEILPLEAAALSDLNAAVASLTSPRYYSSPQTRCRQSLASMDPGVEVETDDRLQEINYGACEGMTVQAARNSHPALFQAWQQGQDPRFPGGECTEDVLQRSLEAMTDVWDNSQTDTVTCTHNVVLRCLVGNALGVPRSQWYRLKIPHLAPITFIRTPEHGVYLDLSPEVERQIFQSFSDSMR; translated from the coding sequence ATGCCTGAAAACCAAGTGGCCAAACAGCACCCTTCCGATCACGATGCTACGTTCGATCTCAATTCGCTTCCTCCCATGAAGCGCGAGATTGTCCATGCGTTGCATTCGGTTGCGGACTCCATTCCCTGGGTACTTTCGGCCACACTGACCGGCAGCTTTCTTAACAGCGACGATCTCTCAGGCGTGAGTGACATCGACTACATCGTCATCGTCGACCAGCTTCAGCGGGAACGTTTTGATAGCCTGCAAGCCGCTTTTCAACAGCAGCTCGAGCCTGTCGTTCAAGCCCACGGCTGGAAGCTTCGCATCAACCCAACGCTCGGTCCGCTGAAGTTCAACGACGAGCAAACGGCCGTTTTGCACTTGATGCTGTATTCGCGAGAAGCCCACGTCAAGCATGTGATCGAAAGCCCCTTTACCTGCTTCGACTGGCAGCTTTCGCCGGTAAATCACCGTGCGTCGATGGCCGACATCTATCCGGCGTTTGCACTTCAACCAAGACACTTTGTTAGTGCCCGGCGAAGTATTACCGACTACCTCAACGACTATCGAGCACGCGTCGTTTCGTATCGAGAACTTATCTGCAATGACGTCTCGTATGAAGAACGGAAGCAACTCAAGCCGATGACGGTCCGCGATCAACACGAGTTCGCGTATCACATCATCCGCTTCCTCATGAAGAACGTCGTCAAGCTACTCACGCGATCAAATCGAGATTTGCCAAGCGAAGAATTGCAGACGGCTTTCTTTCGCTACTTCCCCGCCGAAGAGTCTTCCATCCGAGCATTCTTTGGGGAACTCTCTGCCTGCAAACACAGTCAACAATTCGATCCTCCGGTAGACAACTTAGACGAACGCCTAGAGTCGTTTGCCGCGATCTTCGAAGAACAATTCCGTTCGATCTTTCACGCCGAAGCAACGCGTCATGTCGTCTTCCGCCATGCTCCGACACCGCAAAACTATGCCGAGGATGGTTCGGTTCGATTCCTGGGAAGAAGCAATCCTGAGATTCTGCCGCTAGAAGCCGCGGCCTTGAGTGATCTGAACGCGGCCGTCGCTTCCCTGACAAGCCCGCGATACTATTCATCTCCCCAAACGCGATGCCGGCAATCATTGGCATCGATGGATCCAGGGGTCGAAGTTGAAACGGACGATCGGCTCCAGGAAATCAACTACGGGGCCTGCGAAGGCATGACGGTTCAAGCCGCCCGGAATTCGCACCCGGCTTTGTTTCAGGCCTGGCAACAAGGCCAGGACCCCCGTTTTCCTGGCGGGGAATGCACCGAGGACGTTCTACAACGATCGCTCGAGGCAATGACCGATGTCTGGGACAACAGCCAAACCGATACCGTGACCTGCACGCACAATGTGGTCTTACGCTGCCTGGTGGGCAATGCATTGGGTGTTCCGCGCTCGCAGTGGTATCGACTCAAGATTCCTCACCTGGCCCCGATCACGTTCATCCGTACACCCGAGCATGGCGTCTACCTCGATTTGTCACCTGAGGTCGAGCGTCAGATCTTCCAATCCTTTTCGGACTCCATGAGATAG